In Chryseobacterium turcicum, a single window of DNA contains:
- a CDS encoding transposase produces MLGKNPEKLPELFRPMLVDFIDDKHELVLLSGKIDWNYFEKEFSPLYSKVGNPSHPIRFMVGCLLLKHLYNLGDETLEKAWMMNPYMQYFSGSVFFEHEFPCDSSNFVHFRKRIGEEGIEKIFAYSVRMHDAKMNTSNFVLSDTTVQENNTK; encoded by the coding sequence ATGTTGGGAAAAAATCCAGAAAAACTGCCAGAATTATTCCGCCCGATGTTGGTGGATTTTATTGATGATAAGCATGAACTCGTTTTGCTTTCAGGAAAAATTGATTGGAACTATTTTGAGAAAGAATTTTCGCCATTGTATTCGAAAGTAGGCAATCCTAGCCATCCGATTCGGTTTATGGTCGGCTGTTTGCTTCTGAAACATCTTTATAATTTGGGCGATGAAACTTTGGAAAAAGCCTGGATGATGAATCCTTACATGCAGTATTTTTCTGGTAGCGTTTTCTTTGAACACGAATTTCCTTGTGATTCCAGCAATTTCGTTCATTTTCGAAAAAGAATTGGAGAAGAAGGCATCGAAAAAATCTTCGCGTACAGCGTAAGAATGCACGATGCAAAAATGAATACTTCGAATTTTGTTTTATCAGACACTACCGTTCAGGAGAATAATACTAAGTAA
- a CDS encoding MFS transporter — MVTLKEKNKFIATILAFAMIPMSGLTTDIYLPSMPSMATELHQPESNIQLTLSIFLISYGITQFFAGSIVDSFGRYKISMASLALFVVSFLITATTQNIFVIYAMRVLQGILSGFAVVSKRAFFVDVYEGDERKHYLSIMTIVWSVGPIIAPFIGGYLQKIFGWQSNFYVLAGYSLVLLILELIFSGETLKKRNPFHVEFLLKEYDSMFKAKDFFYGMVMCGISYSMIMFFNLCGSFIIEHKMGYSEVTAGYISLILGFAWMAGGFLGKALIEKAFLPKIRYANFIQLFLIVLMFMASYFSNNIYSLVAFAFVIHVTAGFIFNNYFSYCIGRFPNSAGLAGGMTGGVVFIITSALSYGIVAIIKPQIQMEVAEGYFLLGVLGLFILSMIKWRKAHV, encoded by the coding sequence ATGGTAACACTCAAAGAGAAAAATAAATTCATTGCAACGATTTTGGCTTTTGCAATGATTCCGATGTCGGGTTTGACGACCGATATTTATCTTCCTTCTATGCCGAGTATGGCAACTGAACTTCATCAACCGGAAAGCAATATTCAGCTTACATTATCGATATTTCTGATTAGTTACGGGATCACTCAGTTTTTCGCAGGAAGTATTGTTGATTCTTTCGGCCGGTACAAAATTTCAATGGCTTCTTTAGCTTTGTTTGTCGTTTCTTTTTTGATTACTGCAACGACACAAAATATATTCGTTATTTATGCAATGCGTGTTTTGCAGGGGATTTTATCAGGATTTGCAGTGGTTTCAAAACGGGCTTTTTTTGTCGATGTTTATGAAGGTGATGAGCGGAAACATTATCTTAGTATTATGACGATTGTTTGGTCTGTCGGTCCGATAATCGCCCCTTTTATTGGTGGTTATTTACAGAAAATTTTCGGATGGCAGTCGAATTTCTATGTTTTGGCAGGATATAGTTTGGTTCTTTTAATTTTAGAACTGATTTTTTCTGGTGAGACATTAAAGAAAAGAAACCCTTTTCATGTAGAATTTTTACTGAAAGAATATGATTCTATGTTTAAAGCCAAAGATTTTTTCTACGGAATGGTGATGTGCGGAATCAGCTATTCGATGATTATGTTTTTTAATCTTTGCGGATCTTTTATTATTGAGCATAAAATGGGCTATTCTGAAGTAACCGCAGGCTATATTTCTTTAATTTTAGGATTTGCATGGATGGCGGGTGGTTTTCTTGGGAAAGCACTGATTGAGAAAGCATTTTTACCTAAGATTAGATATGCGAATTTTATTCAATTATTTTTAATTGTTTTGATGTTTATGGCTTCCTATTTTTCTAATAATATCTACAGTCTCGTTGCTTTTGCATTTGTTATTCATGTCACAGCCGGATTTATTTTTAATAATTATTTCTCTTACTGTATCGGAAGATTTCCAAATTCTGCCGGACTTGCAGGCGGAATGACCGGTGGAGTAGTCTTTATCATCACCTCAGCACTAAGCTATGGAATTGTTGCGATTATCAAACCTCAAATCCAAATGGAAGTAGCTGAAGGATATTTTCTGCTAGGAGTTTTAGGATTGTTTATTTTGAGTATGATTAAATGGAGAAAGGCACATGTTTGA
- a CDS encoding IS3 family transposase: MTYIQTKEGFLYLTTVIDLYDRKIIGWSLSKGMSTEETSLTAWKMAVKNRKTADGLIFHSDRGVQYASKKFVNTLDFYNVTRSMSRRGNCWDNAVAESFFKSLKTELIYGNKLITKEQMQLEIFEYIEIWYNKKRRHGKLNFKTIEEFNNQNKIYQNVA, translated from the coding sequence ATCACTTATATCCAGACCAAAGAAGGATTTTTGTACTTGACAACTGTTATTGATTTATACGACCGAAAAATAATCGGATGGAGTTTGAGTAAGGGAATGAGTACAGAAGAAACAAGTCTTACAGCCTGGAAAATGGCTGTCAAAAACAGAAAAACAGCAGATGGATTAATTTTTCATAGCGACAGAGGTGTTCAATATGCAAGCAAAAAATTTGTAAATACATTAGATTTTTATAACGTCACAAGAAGTATGAGCCGTAGAGGAAATTGTTGGGATAATGCAGTGGCTGAAAGTTTTTTCAAATCATTAAAAACGGAACTCATTTATGGCAACAAGCTCATTACAAAAGAACAAATGCAGTTAGAAATCTTTGAATACATTGAAATTTGGTACAACAAAAAAAGACGTCATGGTAAACTAAATTTTAAGACAATAGAAGAGTTTAATAATCAAAACAAAATTTATCAAAATGTAGCTTAA
- a CDS encoding helix-turn-helix domain-containing protein, producing MESRETIKGFYERNAQNQGLQCIKTPGVGHFNVFSRENCSSITPYSRRDYYKISLIIGKGKLHYADKWIYVDKPALLFSNPVIPYSWEAENDNQKGFFCLFTDHFLHDGNRLGTLQESPLFRIGGTPVFFIDEEQQRTVTDIFIKMMTEIQSDYLHKYDMLRAYLHLLIHETIKMRPAESFEHYQNASQRVASLFMELLERQFPIDSPESFLKLKSPVDYAENLSIHVNSLNRSVKEITGRTTSQQITSRIIQEANALLKHTDWNISEIAYGLGFEEPAYFTNYFKKQTGITPNAVRTAVV from the coding sequence ATGGAATCTAGAGAGACAATAAAAGGCTTTTATGAGCGCAATGCTCAGAATCAAGGTTTACAATGTATAAAAACTCCCGGAGTAGGTCATTTTAATGTGTTTTCGCGAGAAAATTGTTCGTCAATTACGCCGTACAGCCGAAGAGATTATTATAAAATTTCATTAATTATCGGAAAAGGTAAACTTCATTATGCAGATAAGTGGATTTACGTTGATAAACCTGCCTTATTGTTTTCTAATCCTGTCATTCCTTATTCATGGGAAGCTGAGAATGATAATCAAAAAGGATTTTTCTGTTTGTTTACCGATCATTTTCTGCACGATGGAAATAGATTGGGAACCCTTCAGGAGTCACCGCTTTTCAGAATTGGAGGAACTCCTGTCTTCTTTATCGATGAAGAGCAACAAAGAACGGTTACCGATATTTTCATTAAAATGATGACCGAAATTCAATCTGATTATTTGCATAAATACGATATGTTGCGCGCTTATCTTCACCTTTTGATTCATGAAACAATAAAGATGCGTCCTGCTGAAAGTTTTGAGCATTATCAGAATGCTTCACAAAGAGTCGCGTCATTGTTTATGGAATTATTGGAAAGGCAATTTCCAATCGATAGTCCTGAAAGTTTTTTAAAGTTAAAAAGTCCGGTTGATTATGCAGAAAATTTGTCAATTCACGTCAACTCATTAAACCGTTCTGTAAAAGAAATTACGGGAAGAACAACCAGTCAGCAGATTACCTCAAGAATTATTCAGGAAGCCAATGCATTGCTTAAACACACTGACTGGAATATCTCTGAAATTGCCTACGGATTAGGTTTTGAAGAACCAGCATACTTTACTAATTATTTCAAAAAACAAACAGGAATAACACCCAATGCTGTTCGAACAGCGGTTGTTTGA
- a CDS encoding IS3 family transposase — protein MCNILKLSSSGYYKWKNRCSSSRLLLKEKIKEQITSIYFSSKQRYGSPRITFELNSLGYRISRITVAKYMKELGLRSKLSKKFKVTTNSKHNYLVVDNILDRNFTADKSSKV, from the coding sequence ATGTGCAATATTTTAAAATTAAGTTCCAGCGGTTATTATAAATGGAAAAATAGATGTAGTAGCAGTAGACTGCTTTTGAAAGAAAAAATAAAAGAGCAAATAACTTCGATTTATTTTTCATCAAAACAACGCTATGGAAGCCCTAGAATTACCTTTGAATTAAATTCATTAGGATACAGAATATCGCGAATCACGGTGGCGAAATATATGAAGGAGCTGGGTTTGAGAAGTAAATTAAGCAAGAAATTTAAAGTAACTACGAACTCTAAACACAATTATTTGGTAGTAGACAACATCTTAGACAGAAACTTTACAGCAGATAAATCCTCGAAAGTTTGA
- a CDS encoding aldo/keto reductase, with product MKFRKLGKTEEQLSAIGLGCMGMSFAYGPTDEQESISTLHRALDLGVNFLDTADMYANGENEKLISKVLVPNRDKIFIATKFGFRFKDGKANHSGAPGTYFDGSPEWIKKAVDLSLQRLKINEIDLYYAHRVDPNIPIEETVGAMADLVKAGKVRYLGLSEASTESIRKANKIHPITALQSEYSILTKDVEKEILPTIRELGITLVPYSPLARGLFSNINEAQNFSDEDFRKSLPRYQSENLENNKNLAKEINDFAASKGVKGTQLALAWVLNQGEDIIPIPGTKRRKYLEENIEAINLELSPSDLETIDSLLKKYPNIGERYSEGSMKLVNN from the coding sequence ATGAAATTTAGAAAATTAGGAAAAACAGAAGAGCAGTTATCTGCGATCGGTTTAGGATGTATGGGAATGAGTTTTGCATACGGACCAACAGATGAACAGGAAAGTATCAGTACTTTGCACAGGGCTTTAGATTTAGGTGTGAATTTTTTGGATACTGCAGACATGTACGCCAACGGAGAAAATGAAAAGTTGATTTCGAAAGTATTAGTTCCGAACCGTGACAAAATTTTTATTGCTACAAAATTTGGATTTAGGTTTAAAGATGGAAAAGCCAATCACAGTGGTGCTCCCGGAACCTATTTTGATGGCTCCCCGGAATGGATTAAAAAAGCAGTTGATTTAAGTCTTCAAAGATTGAAAATTAATGAGATTGATTTGTATTATGCTCACAGAGTAGACCCTAATATTCCTATTGAAGAAACAGTTGGTGCAATGGCAGATTTAGTAAAAGCCGGAAAAGTGAGATATTTAGGTTTGTCTGAAGCTTCTACAGAATCAATTAGAAAAGCCAATAAAATTCATCCGATTACAGCGTTGCAGTCAGAATATTCTATTTTAACTAAAGATGTTGAAAAAGAAATTTTACCGACAATTAGAGAACTAGGAATTACTTTAGTTCCTTATTCCCCTTTGGCGAGAGGTCTTTTTTCTAATATTAATGAGGCTCAAAATTTTAGTGATGAAGATTTCAGAAAATCTTTACCTCGTTATCAGTCCGAAAATCTGGAAAACAATAAAAATTTAGCTAAAGAAATTAATGATTTTGCTGCTTCAAAAGGAGTAAAGGGAACACAGTTAGCACTTGCATGGGTGTTAAATCAAGGTGAAGATATTATTCCGATTCCGGGAACAAAGCGTAGAAAATATCTTGAAGAAAATATTGAAGCAATTAATCTTGAACTTTCTCCATCAGATTTAGAAACTATCGATTCTCTTCTTAAAAAATATCCAAATATCGGGGAAAGATATAGTGAAGGTTCTATGAAATTGGTGAATAACTAA
- a CDS encoding NADP-dependent isocitrate dehydrogenase, with protein sequence MSDKSKIYYTLTDEAPMLATHSFLPIVKAFTKSANIEIAVPDISLAGRILANFPEFLNDNQKVGDALAELGQLATQPDANIIKLPNISASAPQLDAAIAELQGKGFAVPNYPAEPKNDEEKAIKAKYAKVLGSAVNPVLREGNSDRRAPKAVKNYAKANPHRMGNWASDSKTDVAHMNNGDFYGTETSTTLENATKYKIVFKGNDGAETLLKDFAGLQAGEVIDSSVMNLNALKAFVQEAIEEAKNRNVLLSAHLKATMMKISDPIVFGAIVETFFKDVFTKYADTFKSLDVNPNNGLADLFDKIKGNAQEADIKADIEATLANGPRVAMVNSDKGITNFHVPSDIIVDASMAALVRGGGKMWNKDGNEEDTVCIIPDRSYAGFYQSVIDDMKAHGKLDPTTMGSVPNVGLMAQKAEEYGSHDKTFQASAEGTIEVQDENGNVLLFQKVETGDIFRMCQTKDAPIQDWVKLAVNRARLSDTPAIFWLDKGRAHDREMIKKVEKYLADHDTEGLEIEILDVKNAMTETLIRAREGKDTISVSGNVLRDYLTDLFPILELGTSAKMLSIVPLMNGGGLFETGAGGSAPKHVEQFLEEGYLRWDSLGEFLALQASLEHLAQTQGNTKSQVLADALDEANAKFLATDKSPARKVGQIDNRGSHFYLAMYWAEALANQTADAELAEQFAPVAEAMQENEEVINAELIGAQGKPQNIDGYFKTDTYKTYEAMRPSTVLNEIIDQI encoded by the coding sequence ATGTCAGACAAATCAAAAATCTATTACACACTTACGGATGAAGCTCCAATGTTGGCTACACACTCGTTTTTACCTATCGTAAAGGCATTTACAAAATCGGCAAACATTGAGATCGCCGTTCCGGATATTTCTTTGGCAGGAAGAATTCTAGCAAACTTTCCTGAGTTTTTGAATGATAATCAAAAAGTTGGTGATGCTTTGGCTGAATTAGGTCAATTGGCAACTCAACCTGATGCAAACATTATCAAATTACCAAATATTTCTGCTTCTGCTCCTCAATTGGATGCGGCTATCGCTGAATTACAAGGAAAAGGTTTCGCAGTTCCAAATTATCCTGCAGAACCTAAAAATGACGAAGAAAAAGCAATCAAAGCTAAATATGCTAAAGTTTTAGGAAGTGCTGTAAACCCTGTGTTAAGAGAAGGAAATTCTGACAGACGTGCTCCAAAAGCAGTAAAAAATTACGCAAAAGCAAACCCTCACAGAATGGGTAACTGGGCTTCAGACAGTAAAACTGATGTTGCTCACATGAACAACGGAGATTTCTACGGTACAGAAACTTCTACGACTCTTGAGAATGCTACAAAATATAAAATCGTTTTCAAAGGAAATGACGGTGCTGAAACTTTATTAAAAGATTTCGCAGGTCTTCAGGCTGGAGAAGTAATTGATTCTTCTGTAATGAACTTAAATGCTTTGAAAGCTTTCGTACAAGAAGCTATTGAAGAAGCTAAAAACAGAAACGTACTTCTTTCTGCTCACTTGAAAGCGACGATGATGAAGATCTCAGATCCTATCGTATTCGGAGCGATTGTTGAGACTTTCTTTAAAGATGTTTTCACTAAATATGCGGATACGTTCAAGTCTTTAGATGTTAATCCAAACAACGGTTTAGCTGATCTTTTCGATAAAATTAAAGGAAATGCTCAGGAAGCTGATATTAAAGCTGATATTGAAGCAACTTTGGCAAACGGACCAAGAGTAGCGATGGTAAATTCTGACAAAGGAATTACCAATTTCCACGTTCCTTCTGATATTATTGTTGATGCTTCTATGGCTGCTTTAGTAAGAGGTGGTGGAAAAATGTGGAACAAAGACGGAAACGAAGAAGATACCGTTTGTATTATTCCAGACCGTTCTTACGCAGGATTCTATCAATCTGTTATTGATGATATGAAAGCGCATGGGAAACTAGATCCTACAACAATGGGTTCTGTTCCTAATGTTGGTTTGATGGCTCAAAAAGCTGAAGAATATGGTTCTCACGACAAAACATTCCAAGCTTCTGCTGAAGGAACAATTGAAGTGCAAGACGAAAACGGAAACGTTCTTCTTTTTCAAAAAGTTGAAACGGGTGATATTTTCAGAATGTGCCAGACTAAAGATGCTCCCATCCAAGACTGGGTAAAATTAGCGGTAAACAGAGCGAGACTTTCTGATACGCCTGCCATTTTCTGGTTAGACAAAGGAAGAGCGCACGACAGAGAAATGATTAAAAAAGTTGAAAAATATTTAGCTGATCACGATACTGAAGGATTAGAAATTGAGATCCTTGATGTAAAAAATGCAATGACTGAAACCTTAATCAGAGCAAGAGAAGGAAAAGATACTATTTCTGTTTCAGGAAACGTATTGAGAGATTATTTGACTGACCTTTTCCCAATTCTTGAGCTTGGAACTTCTGCGAAAATGCTTTCTATCGTTCCATTGATGAATGGTGGTGGTTTATTTGAAACTGGAGCTGGAGGTTCTGCACCAAAACACGTTGAGCAATTCTTGGAAGAAGGCTACTTAAGATGGGATTCTTTAGGTGAATTCTTAGCTTTACAAGCTTCTTTAGAGCATTTAGCACAAACTCAAGGAAACACTAAATCTCAGGTTTTAGCAGATGCTTTAGATGAAGCTAATGCTAAATTTTTAGCGACAGATAAGTCTCCAGCAAGAAAAGTAGGACAAATTGATAACAGAGGTTCTCACTTCTATTTAGCAATGTATTGGGCTGAAGCATTGGCAAATCAAACTGCAGATGCTGAATTAGCTGAACAATTTGCTCCGGTTGCAGAAGCAATGCAGGAAAATGAAGAAGTAATCAATGCTGAATTAATTGGTGCTCAAGGAAAACCTCAAAACATCGATGGTTATTTCAAAACTGACACTTATAAAACGTATGAGGCAATGAGACCAAGTACTGTTTTAAATGAAATTATTGATCAGATTTAA
- a CDS encoding GNAT family N-acetyltransferase, whose product MENIKFELSPYQDELQLLIDDKKVGYMSISVDGRLLNVYYTKIDEDLEGHGYAKLLLDKLVNYAEEKDLMIDPECDFVRQQLENHPKRYKGIWHE is encoded by the coding sequence ATGGAAAATATAAAATTTGAATTATCACCTTATCAAGATGAGCTACAATTGTTAATTGATGATAAAAAAGTAGGTTATATGTCGATTTCCGTAGACGGAAGATTGCTTAATGTATATTACACCAAAATTGATGAAGATCTTGAAGGACATGGCTACGCAAAGCTGCTTTTAGACAAACTGGTTAATTATGCAGAAGAAAAAGATCTAATGATTGACCCAGAATGTGATTTCGTAAGACAGCAGCTGGAAAATCATCCGAAAAGATATAAAGGAATTTGGCACGAATAG
- a CDS encoding IS630 family transposase — MGYKWKRARLSLKGKRNEEQFRFKQKQIETLKSLEDIGYIDVYFGDQSHFGLHPNVPYAWQTKDNQIVLPAAKGKYQNVVGLMNRKNKLHFEILETTFNSDRLICFMNRFVEQTVKKTIVILDNSPIHKSKKFMAKIEQWKEKDVFIYFLPPYSPELNLIEILWRRIKYQWLDFEAYQSFQNLKEN; from the coding sequence CTGGGTTATAAATGGAAAAGAGCTAGGCTCTCTTTAAAAGGGAAACGAAACGAAGAACAATTTCGATTTAAACAAAAGCAAATAGAAACATTAAAGAGTTTGGAAGATATCGGTTATATTGATGTATATTTTGGAGACCAAAGTCATTTTGGACTCCATCCTAATGTACCTTATGCTTGGCAAACAAAGGATAATCAAATAGTATTACCTGCTGCTAAAGGCAAATATCAGAATGTAGTTGGGTTGATGAACCGTAAAAATAAACTTCATTTCGAAATACTTGAAACAACCTTTAATTCAGATAGACTTATCTGCTTTATGAATCGTTTTGTGGAACAAACCGTTAAAAAAACGATCGTCATTCTTGACAATTCACCAATCCATAAATCAAAGAAATTTATGGCTAAAATAGAACAATGGAAAGAAAAAGATGTTTTTATTTACTTTTTGCCACCATATTCTCCAGAGTTAAATCTAATTGAAATTCTATGGCGAAGGATAAAGTATCAATGGTTAGATTTTGAGGCTTATCAATCATTTCAAAATCTCAAAGAAAATTAA
- a CDS encoding helix-turn-helix domain-containing protein, translating to MRYVTLKKGEIELLEHLHQNSPNNTVRKRSQCLVLSDQRHKIKELASIFKVSRRTIERWFDNWDKIGVDSLAISEGRGAKTLLKDYSKEVSEQLELHNRNLKNVLIYFEQQHNIIICKKTLQNFLKVTGL from the coding sequence ATGAGATATGTAACACTTAAAAAAGGAGAGATTGAGTTATTAGAGCACCTTCATCAAAATAGCCCTAATAATACTGTTAGAAAACGCAGTCAATGCCTTGTTTTATCAGATCAACGGCACAAGATTAAAGAGCTAGCTTCTATTTTTAAAGTAAGTCGCAGAACAATTGAACGTTGGTTTGATAATTGGGATAAAATAGGGGTTGATTCCCTTGCTATATCAGAGGGAAGAGGTGCGAAAACCCTTTTGAAAGACTATTCCAAAGAGGTTTCAGAGCAATTAGAACTTCACAATAGAAATTTAAAAAATGTATTAATTTACTTTGAACAGCAACACAATATTATCATCTGCAAAAAAACATTGCAGAATTTTTTAAAAGTTACTGGGTTATAA